Proteins from a genomic interval of Sander vitreus isolate 19-12246 chromosome 6, sanVit1, whole genome shotgun sequence:
- the LOC144519022 gene encoding zinc finger MYM-type protein 1-like yields MASANVTPPRPNPNSMKSLLQDPFERRTLSEKVRVKELGPDQPDLSIGQQASEKGKQYMRGFSRSWYTRKAWLAGCTHANALFCFPCLLFKTTGTDPAWTVTGVRDMKHLSEKVKKHENTRAHVDNSLALRGHEETDSSDNPGIFRGLVDFVASVDSVEEHLKTATVFEGTSKTIQNELLDCMLSVLKDYILEEVKSADFIAIKADETTDISTHCQLVLVLRYIDANSNIQERFFEFITIQNATADTIATALLERLSTILSHGQKAKLIAQAYDGASVMRGATGGVQRKIVDVYENAHYVHCYAHQLYLIMQQATSRIPRIGTFFSDLAGFFAFFSRSPKRTTVLDQVVAHRLPRASTTRWSFHSRAVNTVYEHKDDLLMCFQTIRDSVNFDPPTVREAGGFVRMLEDETFCFFLALFHKIMPNVDMLFSQLQKRNIDPVFIKALVQRFTDSMLTIRASIPSLCGHSASDEQQQPIKRRRMLGPREQQRLATEVCDAILIHAKERFSFTQHLISATLLHGELFPQHSVKFPDTALETIVEAYPMLNKAKLKTELSLIYENSEFKACSGAVPLYQFFMESNLQSTFTETVSLLKILITTPMTTAESERCFSTLKRIKTFLRNSMTQDRLNALAMLSMEKKLVKDIPDFNKRVIERFATQKDRRAKFLYK; encoded by the exons ATGGCGAGCGCGAATGTTACTCCTCCAAGACCCAACCCTAACTCGATGAAATCTCTCCTCCAAGATCCGTTTGAGAGGAGAACTTTGTCGGAGAAAGTTCGGGTGAAAGAGCTGGGCCCAGATCAACCTGACCTCTCAATCGGACAGCAGGCTAGCGAGAAAGGGAAGCAGTATATGCGCGGCTTCTCCCGTAGCTGGTACACCAGGAAGGCTTGGCTAGCTGGGTGCACTCATGCTAATGCTTTATTTTGCTTTCCGTGCTTGCTTTTTAAAACGACGGGGACAGATCCAGCATGGACAGTTACCGGAGTGAGGGATATGAAGCACCTGTCAGAGAAGGTAAAGAAACATGAGAACACCAGGGCACACGTGGATAACTCT TTGGCCTTGCGTGGGCATGAGGAGACTGACTCCTCGGACAACCCCGGCATTTTCCGGGGCTTGGTGGATTTTGTTGCCTCCGTTGACAGTGTGGAGGAGCACCTGAAGACAGCTACCGTTTTTGAGGGCACGTCAAAAACGATACAGAACGAGCTGTTGGACTGCATGCTGTCAGTGCTTAAGGATTACATCCTGGAGGAAGTGAAGAGTGCTGATTTTATCGCCATTAAAGCCGACGAGACGACTGACATTTCCACCCACTGCCAGCTGGTGCTTGTGCTACGCTACATCGATGCTAACAGTAACATCCAAGAGCGGTTTTTCGAGTTCATTACGATCCAGAACGCAACCGCCGACACCATCGCTACAGCGCTGCTGGAGAGGCTCAGCACCATACTCTCACATGGACAAAAGGCCAAACTTATTGCCCAGGCTTACGACGGAGCAAGTGTGATGAGGGGAGCCACCGGCGGAGTGCAGCGTAAAATAGTGGATGTGTACGAAAATGCGCACTACGTCCACTGCTATGCACATCAGCTGTACCTCATCATGCAGCAGGCTACTTCACGCATCCCCAGGATCGGCACTTTCTTTTCCGACCTTGCAGGattttttgctttcttctcCAGGTCTCCCAAGCGAACCACCGTGCTTGACCAAGTGGTTGCGCATAGACTCCCCAGAGCCTCTACAACACGGTGGAGCTTCCACAGTCGCGCTGTAAACACTGTGTACGAGCACAAGGATGACCTCCTAATGTGTTTCCAGACCATCAGAGACTCTGTGAACTTTGACCCCCCGACTGTCAGAGAGGCTGGGGGCTTTGTGAGGATGCTCGAAGACGAGACTTTCTGTTTTTTCCTGGCACTGTTCCACAAGATCATGCCAAATGTGGACATGCTTTTCAGCCAGCTACAGAAGAGGAACATCGACCCTGTCTTCATTAAAGCACTTGTCCAGAGGTTCACAGACAGCATGCTAACAATCAG GGCCTCCATTCCCTCTTTGTGTGGGCACAGCGCATCTgacgagcagcagcagcccatAAAGCGACGGAGGATGCTGGGACCACGAGAACAACAGAGGTTGGCTACAGAG GTATGTGACGCCATCCTGATTCATGCCAAGGAGAGGTTCTCCTTCACCCAGCACCTCATCAGCGCAACACTGTTGCACGGAGAGTTGTTCCCACAACACAGTGTGAAGTTCCCCGATACAGCGCTTGAAACAATCGTGGAGGCGTACCCCATGTTGAACAAGGCCAAGCTCAAAACTGAACTGTCCCTCATCTATGAGAACAGTGAGTTCAAGGCTTGTAGTGGTGCAGTGCCCCTGTACCAGTTCTTCATGGAGAGCAACCTTCAGAGCACTTTCACAGAGACTGTCAGCCTCCTCAAGATCCTCATCACCACACCCATGACAACAGCTGAGTCAGAAAGGTGCTTCTCTACACTGAAGAGGATCAAGACCTTCCTGAGAAACAGCATGACACAGGATCGCCTGAATGCTCTAGCTATGCTCTCCATGGAGAAGAAACTTGTCAAGGACATTCCTGACTTTAATAAAAGG